From the Cervus elaphus chromosome 20, mCerEla1.1, whole genome shotgun sequence genome, one window contains:
- the PLPPR4 gene encoding 2-lysophosphatidate phosphatase PLPPR4 isoform X1 translates to MSAKERPKGKVIKDSVTLLPCFYFVELPILASSVVSLYFLELTDVFKPVHSGFSCYDRSLSMPYIEPTQEAIPFLMLLSLAFAGPAITIMVGEGILYCCLSKRRNGVGLEPNINAGGCNFNSFLRRAVRFVGVHVFGLCSTALITDIIQLSTGYQAPYFLTVCKPNYTSLNVSCKENSYIVEDICSGSDLTVINSGRKSFPSQHATLAAFAAVYVSMYFNSTLTDSSKLLKPLLVFTFIICGIICGLTRITQYKNHPVDVYCGFLIGGGIALYLGLYAVGNFLPSEESVFQHREALRSLTDLNQDPSRVLSAKNGSSTDGIAHTEGILNRNHRDASSLTNLKRANADVEIITPRSPMGKENMVTFSNTLPRANTPSVEDPVRRNATIHASMDSARSKQLLTQWKNKNESRKLSLQVIETEPGQSPPRSIEMRSSSEPSRVGVNGDHHAPSSNQYLKIQPGTVPGCNNSMPGGPRVSIQSRPGSSQLVHIPEETQENISTSPKSSSARAKWLKAAEKTVACNRSNSQPRIMQVIAMSKQQGVLQSSPKNTEGSTVSCTGSIRYKTLTDHEPSGIVRVEAHPENNRPIIQIPSTEGEGSGSWKWKAPEKGSLRQTYELNDLNRDSESCESLKDSFGSGDRKRSNIDNSEHHHHGITTIRVTPVEGSEVGSETLSISSSRDSTLRRKGNIILIPERSNSPENTRNIFYKGTSPTRAYKD, encoded by the exons TTGCCTATATTGGCATCATCGGTGGTTAGCCTGTATTTCCTTGAACTCACGGATGTCTTCAAACCCGTGCACTCTGGATTCAGCTGCTATGACCGGAGTCTTAGCATGCCATACATTGAACCTACCCAGGAGGCAATTCCTTTCCTCATGTTGCTTAGCTTGGCTTTTGCTGGACCTGCAATTACG ATTATGGTAGGGGAAGGAATCCTCTACTGTTGTCTGTCCAAAAGAAGGAATGGGGTTGGCCTGGAGCCCAACATTAACGCTGGAGGCTGCAACTTCAACTCTTTCCTTAGAAGAGCCGTCAGATTCGTTG gtGTTCATGTCTTTGGACTCTGCTCTACAGCTCTTATCACAGACATCATCCAGCTCTCCACAGGCTACCAGGCACCGTACTTTCTGACTGTGTGCAAGCCAAACTATACCTCTCTCAATGTGTCTTGCAAAGAGAATTCCTACATTGTAGAAGATATTTGCTCAGGATCAGACCTTACAGTTATCAACAGTGGCAG AAAATCATTCCCTTCTCAACATGCGACCCTTGCTGCCTTTGCAGCTGTGTACGTTTCG atgtaCTTCAATTCCACACTAACGGATTCCTCTAAGCTTCTGAAACCTCTCTTGGTCTTCACCTTTATCATCTGTGGAATCATCTGTGGGCTAACACGGATAACTCAGTATAAGAATCACCCAGTTGATGTCTACTGTGGCTTTTTAATAGGAGGAGGAATTGCTCTGTACTTG GGTCTGTATGCTGTGGGGAATTTTCTGCCTAGTGAAGAGAGTGTGTTTCAGCACAGAGAAGCCCTCAGGTCTCTGACAGACCTCAATCAAGACCCCAGCCGAGTTTTATCTGCTAAAAATGGTAGCAGCACTGACGGAATTGCTCACACTGAAGGCATCCTTAACCGAAACCATAGAGATGCTAGCTCCTTGACCAACCTCAAAAGGGCAAATGCAGATGTAGAAATCATCACTCCACGGAGCCCCATGGGGAAGGAGAACATGGTTACCTTCAGCAATACCTTGCCTAGAGCCAATACCCCATCGGTGGAAGACCCTGTGAGAAGAAACGCCACCATTCATGCCTCGATGGATTCTGCTAGATCCAAGCAGCTCCTCACCCAGTGGAAGAATAAGAATGAAAGCCGGAAGCTGTCTCTGCAGGTTATAGAGACCGAGCCGGGACAGTCACCACCCAGATCCATTGAAATGAGATCAAGCTCGGAGCCGTCCAGGGTGGGGGTCAATGGAGACCACCACGCTCCCAGCAGCAATCAGTACCTCAAGATCCAGCCTGGCACCGTCCCTGGGTGTAACAACAGCATGCCTGGGGGACCAAGAGTATCCATTCAATCCCGCCCTGGGTCCTCACAGTTAGTACACATCCCTGAAGAGACGCAGGAAAACATAAGCACCTCCCCCAAAAGCAGCTCTGCCCGGGCCAAGTGGCTGAAAGCCGCGGAGAAGACCGTGGCTTGTAACAGAAGCAACAGCCAGCCTCGCATCATGCAGGTCATAGCCATGTCCAAGCAGCAGGGTGTCCTCCAAAgcagccccaagaacactgaaggCAGCACGGTCTCCTGCACCGGCTCCATCCGCTACAAAACCCTGACAGACCACGAGCCCAGTGGGATCGTGAGGGTCGAGGCCCACCCGGAGAACAACAGGCCCATCATACAGATCCCGTCCACCGAAGGCGAAGGCAGTGGCTCCTGGAAATGGAAAGCCCCTGAAAAGGGCAGCCTTCGCCAAACGTACGAGCTCAACGATCTTAACAGGGACTCAGAAAGCTGTGAGTCCCTGAAAGACAGTTTTGGTTCCGGAGATCGAAAGAGAAGCAACATAGACAACAGTGAGCATCACCACCACGGAATCACCACCATCCGCGTCACCCCGGTAGAGGGCAGCGAAGTCGGCTCAGAgactttgtccatttcttcctcccGCGACTCCACCCTGCGGAGAAAGGGCAACATCATCTTAATCCCTGAAAGGAGCAACAGCCCCGAAAACACGAGGAATATCTTCTACAAAGGAACCTCCCCCACACGGGCTTATAAGGATTGA
- the PLPPR4 gene encoding 2-lysophosphatidate phosphatase PLPPR4 isoform X2 codes for MSAKERPKGKVIKDSVTLLPCFYFVELPILASSVVSLYFLELTDVFKPVHSGFSCYDRSLSMPYIEPTQEAIPFLMLLSLAFAGPAITIMVGEGILYCCLSKRRNGVGLEPNINAGGCNFNSFLRRAVRFVGVHVFGLCSTALITDIIQLSTGYQAPYFLTVCKPNYTSLNVSCKENSYIVEDICSGSDLTVINSGRKSFPSQHATLAAFAAVYVSGLYAVGNFLPSEESVFQHREALRSLTDLNQDPSRVLSAKNGSSTDGIAHTEGILNRNHRDASSLTNLKRANADVEIITPRSPMGKENMVTFSNTLPRANTPSVEDPVRRNATIHASMDSARSKQLLTQWKNKNESRKLSLQVIETEPGQSPPRSIEMRSSSEPSRVGVNGDHHAPSSNQYLKIQPGTVPGCNNSMPGGPRVSIQSRPGSSQLVHIPEETQENISTSPKSSSARAKWLKAAEKTVACNRSNSQPRIMQVIAMSKQQGVLQSSPKNTEGSTVSCTGSIRYKTLTDHEPSGIVRVEAHPENNRPIIQIPSTEGEGSGSWKWKAPEKGSLRQTYELNDLNRDSESCESLKDSFGSGDRKRSNIDNSEHHHHGITTIRVTPVEGSEVGSETLSISSSRDSTLRRKGNIILIPERSNSPENTRNIFYKGTSPTRAYKD; via the exons TTGCCTATATTGGCATCATCGGTGGTTAGCCTGTATTTCCTTGAACTCACGGATGTCTTCAAACCCGTGCACTCTGGATTCAGCTGCTATGACCGGAGTCTTAGCATGCCATACATTGAACCTACCCAGGAGGCAATTCCTTTCCTCATGTTGCTTAGCTTGGCTTTTGCTGGACCTGCAATTACG ATTATGGTAGGGGAAGGAATCCTCTACTGTTGTCTGTCCAAAAGAAGGAATGGGGTTGGCCTGGAGCCCAACATTAACGCTGGAGGCTGCAACTTCAACTCTTTCCTTAGAAGAGCCGTCAGATTCGTTG gtGTTCATGTCTTTGGACTCTGCTCTACAGCTCTTATCACAGACATCATCCAGCTCTCCACAGGCTACCAGGCACCGTACTTTCTGACTGTGTGCAAGCCAAACTATACCTCTCTCAATGTGTCTTGCAAAGAGAATTCCTACATTGTAGAAGATATTTGCTCAGGATCAGACCTTACAGTTATCAACAGTGGCAG AAAATCATTCCCTTCTCAACATGCGACCCTTGCTGCCTTTGCAGCTGTGTACGTTTCG GGTCTGTATGCTGTGGGGAATTTTCTGCCTAGTGAAGAGAGTGTGTTTCAGCACAGAGAAGCCCTCAGGTCTCTGACAGACCTCAATCAAGACCCCAGCCGAGTTTTATCTGCTAAAAATGGTAGCAGCACTGACGGAATTGCTCACACTGAAGGCATCCTTAACCGAAACCATAGAGATGCTAGCTCCTTGACCAACCTCAAAAGGGCAAATGCAGATGTAGAAATCATCACTCCACGGAGCCCCATGGGGAAGGAGAACATGGTTACCTTCAGCAATACCTTGCCTAGAGCCAATACCCCATCGGTGGAAGACCCTGTGAGAAGAAACGCCACCATTCATGCCTCGATGGATTCTGCTAGATCCAAGCAGCTCCTCACCCAGTGGAAGAATAAGAATGAAAGCCGGAAGCTGTCTCTGCAGGTTATAGAGACCGAGCCGGGACAGTCACCACCCAGATCCATTGAAATGAGATCAAGCTCGGAGCCGTCCAGGGTGGGGGTCAATGGAGACCACCACGCTCCCAGCAGCAATCAGTACCTCAAGATCCAGCCTGGCACCGTCCCTGGGTGTAACAACAGCATGCCTGGGGGACCAAGAGTATCCATTCAATCCCGCCCTGGGTCCTCACAGTTAGTACACATCCCTGAAGAGACGCAGGAAAACATAAGCACCTCCCCCAAAAGCAGCTCTGCCCGGGCCAAGTGGCTGAAAGCCGCGGAGAAGACCGTGGCTTGTAACAGAAGCAACAGCCAGCCTCGCATCATGCAGGTCATAGCCATGTCCAAGCAGCAGGGTGTCCTCCAAAgcagccccaagaacactgaaggCAGCACGGTCTCCTGCACCGGCTCCATCCGCTACAAAACCCTGACAGACCACGAGCCCAGTGGGATCGTGAGGGTCGAGGCCCACCCGGAGAACAACAGGCCCATCATACAGATCCCGTCCACCGAAGGCGAAGGCAGTGGCTCCTGGAAATGGAAAGCCCCTGAAAAGGGCAGCCTTCGCCAAACGTACGAGCTCAACGATCTTAACAGGGACTCAGAAAGCTGTGAGTCCCTGAAAGACAGTTTTGGTTCCGGAGATCGAAAGAGAAGCAACATAGACAACAGTGAGCATCACCACCACGGAATCACCACCATCCGCGTCACCCCGGTAGAGGGCAGCGAAGTCGGCTCAGAgactttgtccatttcttcctcccGCGACTCCACCCTGCGGAGAAAGGGCAACATCATCTTAATCCCTGAAAGGAGCAACAGCCCCGAAAACACGAGGAATATCTTCTACAAAGGAACCTCCCCCACACGGGCTTATAAGGATTGA